The Actinomyces sp. oral taxon 414 genome has a segment encoding these proteins:
- the mfd gene encoding transcription-repair coupling factor: MRLTALLPPLLTDPVIADLVADAGRRRRTDRAVVVAAGARPAVLAAMAYGEEGAAGTGATGGTPLLVVTATTRGAEALAAALTCYAPAADVAVFPAWETLPHERLSPRADTVAARLAVLRRLAHPEDADPGPGRPADPSRGPIRILITPVRALLAPVIEGLGELEPVRLAAGLDVGLEATVARLADAAYTRVDMVENRGEFAVRGGILDVFPPTLARPVRVDFFGDEIESVSSFAVADQRTIEEVGAVTATACRELLLTDAVRSRARELAGSIPGAADMLGRIAEGIGCEGMESLAPVLAGRMVPLLDLVGDRLVVALEPERLRRRAEDLVATTAEFLAAAWTSAASGGRAPVDLSAAAFAPLGQTRDLALSTGRGWWDFTSLKAGPDALELPLRDPRGYAGRLDEAVADLGALARAGWSVVVATDGPGPGRRMASLLSDGGVPARIVTRLDEPADLGEVAADGTLSGDGVVRVTRAGAGHGFIAEGLRLALIAESDLTGRAGAAPRERKALPARRARRSVDPLSLRPGDLVVHAQHGVGRFVELLRRRVGGGRSAATREYVVIEYAPSRRGQPGDRLLVPTDALDQVSKYVGGDAPALNRMGGADWARTKSRARRAVREIAGELVRLYAARAAATGHAFGPDTPWQSELEESFPYTETPDQLVTIDEVKADMERSRPMDRLICGDVGYGKTEIAVRAAFKAVADGKQVAVLAPTTLLVSQHTETFTERYAGFPVRVAQLSRFQDAAASAQVLAGLADGSVDVVIGTHRLITGRVRFKDLGLVIIDEEQRFGVEHKETLKALRTDVDVLAMSATPIPRTLEMAVTGLREMSTLATPPEDRHPILTYVGAYEEGQVRAAVRRELLREGQVFYVHNRVEDIDAVASRLAETVPEARVAVAHGQMGESRLERIIDDFWRKKIDVLVCTTIVETGLDVTDANTLIVDRADRMGLSQLHQLRGRVGRGRERAYAYFLHPADRPLTETALERLRTIAANTDLGAGMQVAMKDLEIRGAGNLLGGEQSGHIAGVGFDLYVRMVAEAVTAYKKALKAGGDDGDGGTEAQIDQDLRVELPVDATIPEDYVPHERLRLEAYTKFAAARSDADVEDVLDELADRYGAVPEPVRRLAALARLRALAARLGVREIVAQGKSVRLAPVELAESGRLRLTRLYPGTTLKPATRTIVVPAPGAARMGAGPVEGEALLRWAEVLLRAVVEGDPAYETEATAYRRRR; encoded by the coding sequence GTGCGTCTGACCGCCCTCCTGCCCCCGCTGCTCACCGACCCCGTCATTGCCGACCTCGTCGCCGACGCCGGCCGCCGCCGGCGCACCGACCGCGCCGTCGTCGTCGCCGCCGGAGCCCGGCCCGCCGTCCTGGCGGCCATGGCCTACGGAGAGGAGGGGGCCGCCGGCACCGGGGCGACCGGCGGCACTCCGCTGCTCGTGGTGACCGCCACCACCCGCGGGGCCGAGGCCCTGGCCGCCGCCCTGACCTGCTACGCGCCCGCGGCCGACGTCGCCGTCTTCCCCGCCTGGGAGACCCTCCCGCATGAGCGGCTCTCCCCGCGCGCCGACACGGTGGCCGCCCGCCTGGCGGTCCTGCGACGCCTGGCCCACCCCGAGGACGCCGATCCCGGCCCCGGCCGCCCCGCCGACCCCTCCCGCGGCCCCATCCGCATTCTCATCACCCCCGTGCGGGCCCTGCTGGCCCCCGTCATCGAGGGCCTGGGCGAGCTCGAGCCCGTCCGCCTCGCCGCCGGCCTGGACGTCGGGCTCGAGGCCACCGTCGCCCGCCTGGCCGACGCCGCCTACACGAGGGTGGACATGGTGGAGAATCGCGGCGAGTTCGCCGTGCGCGGCGGCATCCTCGACGTCTTCCCGCCCACCCTGGCCCGCCCGGTGCGCGTGGACTTCTTCGGCGACGAGATCGAGTCGGTCTCCTCCTTCGCCGTCGCCGACCAGCGCACCATCGAGGAGGTCGGCGCCGTCACCGCCACCGCCTGCCGCGAGCTGCTGCTCACCGACGCCGTGCGCTCCCGGGCCCGGGAACTGGCCGGCTCCATCCCCGGCGCCGCCGACATGCTGGGCAGGATCGCCGAGGGGATCGGGTGCGAGGGCATGGAGTCCCTCGCCCCCGTCCTGGCCGGGCGCATGGTGCCGCTGCTCGACCTGGTCGGCGATCGCCTCGTCGTGGCCCTGGAGCCCGAGCGCTTGCGTCGGCGCGCCGAGGACCTCGTGGCCACGACCGCCGAATTCCTCGCCGCCGCCTGGACCTCGGCCGCCTCCGGGGGCCGGGCCCCCGTGGACCTGTCCGCCGCCGCCTTCGCCCCCCTCGGGCAGACCCGCGACCTGGCCCTGTCCACCGGCCGCGGCTGGTGGGACTTCACCTCCCTCAAGGCCGGCCCGGACGCGCTCGAACTGCCCCTGCGGGACCCGCGCGGCTACGCCGGCCGGCTCGACGAGGCCGTCGCCGACCTGGGGGCCCTGGCGCGCGCGGGCTGGAGCGTCGTCGTCGCCACCGACGGGCCCGGCCCCGGCAGGCGCATGGCCTCCCTGCTGTCCGACGGCGGCGTGCCCGCCCGCATAGTCACCCGCCTGGACGAGCCCGCCGACCTGGGCGAAGTCGCCGCCGACGGGACCCTGAGCGGCGACGGCGTCGTGCGTGTCACCCGGGCCGGCGCCGGCCACGGTTTCATCGCCGAGGGACTGCGCCTGGCCCTCATCGCCGAGTCCGACCTGACCGGGCGGGCCGGCGCCGCCCCCCGCGAGCGCAAGGCCCTGCCCGCCCGCCGCGCCCGCCGCAGCGTCGACCCGCTCTCGCTGCGCCCCGGCGACCTCGTCGTCCACGCCCAGCACGGCGTGGGGCGTTTCGTCGAGCTCCTGCGCCGGAGGGTCGGCGGCGGGCGGAGCGCCGCCACCCGCGAGTACGTCGTCATCGAGTACGCCCCCTCCCGGCGCGGCCAGCCCGGTGACCGGCTCCTGGTGCCCACCGACGCCCTGGACCAGGTGTCCAAGTACGTCGGCGGCGACGCCCCCGCCCTGAACCGGATGGGCGGGGCGGACTGGGCCCGGACCAAGTCCAGGGCCCGGCGGGCCGTGCGGGAGATCGCCGGGGAGCTCGTGCGCCTTTACGCCGCCCGCGCCGCCGCCACCGGCCACGCCTTCGGCCCCGACACGCCCTGGCAGTCCGAGCTGGAGGAGTCCTTCCCCTACACCGAGACCCCCGACCAGCTGGTGACCATTGACGAGGTCAAGGCGGACATGGAGCGGTCCCGGCCCATGGACCGGCTCATCTGCGGCGACGTGGGCTACGGCAAGACCGAGATCGCCGTGCGCGCCGCCTTCAAGGCGGTGGCCGACGGCAAGCAGGTCGCCGTCCTGGCGCCCACCACCCTGCTCGTGAGCCAGCACACCGAGACCTTCACCGAGCGCTACGCCGGTTTCCCCGTGCGGGTGGCCCAGCTCTCCCGCTTCCAGGACGCCGCCGCCTCCGCCCAGGTTCTGGCGGGCCTGGCCGACGGGAGCGTCGACGTCGTCATCGGCACGCACCGCCTGATCACCGGGCGGGTGCGCTTCAAGGACCTGGGGCTGGTCATTATCGACGAGGAGCAGCGCTTCGGGGTGGAGCACAAGGAGACTCTCAAGGCCCTGCGCACCGACGTCGATGTCCTGGCCATGTCGGCCACGCCCATTCCACGCACCCTGGAGATGGCGGTGACCGGCCTGCGGGAGATGTCCACCCTGGCCACCCCGCCCGAGGACCGCCACCCCATCCTCACTTACGTGGGCGCCTACGAGGAGGGGCAGGTCCGCGCCGCCGTCCGCCGCGAGCTGCTGCGCGAGGGTCAGGTCTTCTACGTCCACAACCGGGTGGAGGACATTGACGCCGTCGCCTCCCGCCTGGCCGAGACGGTGCCCGAGGCGAGGGTCGCCGTCGCCCACGGGCAGATGGGCGAGTCGCGCCTGGAGAGGATCATTGACGACTTCTGGCGCAAGAAGATCGATGTGCTGGTGTGCACCACGATTGTGGAGACCGGCCTGGACGTGACGGACGCCAACACCCTCATTGTCGACCGGGCCGACCGCATGGGGCTGAGCCAGCTCCACCAGTTGCGCGGGCGCGTGGGCCGCGGGCGCGAGCGCGCCTACGCCTACTTCCTGCACCCGGCCGACAGGCCCCTGACCGAGACCGCCCTGGAGCGGCTGCGCACCATTGCCGCCAATACCGACCTGGGGGCGGGCATGCAGGTGGCCATGAAAGACCTGGAGATCCGCGGTGCTGGCAATCTGTTGGGCGGGGAGCAGTCCGGGCACATCGCCGGGGTCGGCTTCGACCTGTACGTGCGTATGGTCGCCGAGGCCGTGACCGCCTACAAAAAGGCCCTCAAGGCCGGGGGCGATGACGGTGACGGCGGGACCGAGGCGCAGATCGACCAGGACCTGCGCGTCGAGCTGCCCGTGGACGCCACCATCCCCGAGGATTACGTGCCCCACGAGCGCCTGCGCCTGGAGGCCTACACCAAGTTCGCCGCCGCGCGCAGCGACGCCGATGTCGAGGACGTGCTCGACGAGCTCGCCGACCGCTACGGGGCCGTGCCCGAGCCGGTCCGGCGCTTGGCGGCCCTGGCGCGGCTGCGGGCGCTGGCGGCCCGCCTGGGGGTGCGCGAGATCGTCGCCCAGGGCAAGTCGGTGCGCCTGGCCCCGGTGGAGCTGGCCGAGTCGGGGCGGCTGCGTCTGACGCGCCTGTACCCGGGGACCACGCTCAAGCCGGCGACCCGCACGATCGTGGTGCCCGCGCCCGGGGCCGCCCGTATGGGCGCCGGGCCGGTGGAGGGCGAGGCGCTGCTGCGCTGGGCCGAGGTGCTCCTGCGCGCCGTCGTCGAGGGCGATCCCGCCTATGAGACGGAAGCCACCGCCTACCGGCGTCGCCGCTGA
- a CDS encoding DUF5979 domain-containing protein translates to MREPTSPVGRILEARTRRRVDVVVLALLTALASLALVLPGLSAPARADVNTGIKVTDLTLTKSDRSGADLEGPLKVKDIAKLSFTWDATGANPKSGDDFSINLGGYFNNLVQPQTASMSVTYNGELTEVGTCTLDKTMVTCTFNSKLDELKAAGFTNFKGTTSALLLVMSQTTDETTNMTVNGNSVQVDLPGTGGIQPHDPVAWQMNKIGSVIGENSRNIYWEVDFGADYISQQMAGTDAPVATDGTTRSTITFTDTLGAGSQFSQDPSQWELQYWGQNKDPYPDDGVTLTNAAGKDFTVEHGDFDLSVEIKDDVATIKVTGPFQAGANYRLFYRSEFTSDTGRAVKGVEYKNTVSLPNGVSASDTQAYTVTFTVDVEMAAGYGGFNILKKAGGDAANKIPAGATFEVTIDYVLPKPANTYQGWEAPGTLKPDNKTGSATMKVTLGEAVTFPGTFPAGTKITLSEDTSSASPVPDGYTWGDPVFIIGGENGAVTDSFNIEDQKATAVTLTNTATLTPTPPNPNPNPNPNPNPNPNPNPNPNPNPNPNPNPNPNPNPNPNPNPNPNPNPNPNPNPNPNPNPNNPAVPVPTTPPPTPVTSSPTPKPGNSLASTGANVLVPLLVAGGALGGGAMMVVHRRRKARV, encoded by the coding sequence ATGCGTGAACCCACCTCGCCCGTCGGGCGGATCCTTGAAGCGAGGACGCGAAGGCGGGTGGACGTCGTTGTGCTTGCGCTCCTGACCGCCCTCGCCTCACTCGCCCTCGTCCTGCCGGGTCTGAGCGCCCCGGCGCGCGCCGACGTCAATACGGGCATCAAGGTCACCGATCTCACCCTGACCAAGTCCGACAGATCCGGGGCGGACCTCGAAGGCCCCCTCAAGGTCAAGGACATCGCCAAGCTGAGCTTCACCTGGGACGCCACCGGCGCCAACCCCAAGTCGGGCGATGACTTCAGCATCAACCTGGGCGGCTACTTCAACAACCTCGTGCAGCCCCAGACCGCGTCGATGTCGGTCACCTACAACGGCGAGCTCACGGAGGTGGGCACGTGCACCTTGGACAAGACGATGGTGACGTGCACCTTCAACAGCAAGCTCGATGAGCTCAAGGCCGCCGGGTTCACCAACTTCAAGGGGACCACCAGCGCGCTGCTGCTGGTCATGAGCCAGACCACCGACGAGACGACGAATATGACCGTCAACGGCAACTCCGTGCAGGTGGACCTGCCCGGCACCGGCGGTATCCAGCCCCACGACCCCGTCGCCTGGCAGATGAACAAGATCGGCTCGGTCATTGGTGAGAACTCGAGGAACATCTACTGGGAGGTCGACTTCGGAGCGGACTACATCTCCCAGCAGATGGCGGGCACCGACGCGCCCGTGGCGACCGACGGCACCACGCGCAGCACCATCACCTTCACCGACACCCTCGGCGCGGGCTCGCAGTTCTCCCAGGACCCGAGTCAGTGGGAGCTGCAGTACTGGGGCCAGAACAAGGACCCCTACCCCGACGACGGCGTCACCCTGACCAACGCCGCGGGCAAGGACTTCACCGTCGAGCACGGCGACTTCGACCTCTCGGTCGAGATCAAGGACGACGTCGCCACCATCAAGGTCACCGGTCCCTTCCAGGCGGGCGCCAATTACCGGCTCTTCTACCGGTCGGAGTTCACCTCCGACACCGGCAGGGCGGTCAAGGGCGTTGAGTACAAGAACACGGTCTCCCTGCCCAACGGGGTGTCGGCCTCCGACACCCAGGCCTACACCGTGACCTTCACGGTCGACGTCGAGATGGCCGCCGGCTACGGCGGGTTCAACATCCTCAAGAAGGCCGGCGGCGACGCGGCCAACAAGATCCCCGCCGGGGCCACCTTCGAGGTCACGATCGACTACGTCCTGCCCAAACCCGCCAACACCTACCAGGGATGGGAGGCGCCGGGGACGCTGAAGCCGGACAACAAGACCGGCTCTGCGACCATGAAGGTCACGCTCGGCGAGGCGGTCACCTTCCCAGGGACCTTCCCCGCGGGGACCAAGATCACGCTGAGCGAGGACACGTCCAGCGCCTCTCCGGTGCCCGACGGATACACCTGGGGCGACCCGGTCTTCATCATTGGCGGGGAGAACGGTGCTGTGACCGACTCCTTCAACATCGAGGATCAGAAGGCCACCGCGGTCACGCTGACCAACACGGCGACGCTCACGCCGACGCCGCCGAACCCCAACCCGAACCCGAACCCCAACCCGAACCCGAACCCCAACCCGAACCCGAACCCCAACCCGAACCCGAACCCCAACCCCAACCCGAATCCGAACCCCAACCCGAACCCCAACCCCAACCCGAATCCGAACCCCAACCCCAACCCGAATCCGAACCCGAATCCGAACCCCAACCCGAACAACCCGGCGGTGCCCGTCCCGACGACACCGCCTCCGACCCCGGTGACGTCCAGCCCGACCCCGAAGCCCGGCAACTCGCTGGCCTCGACGGGCGCGAACGTCCTGGTGCCGCTGCTGGTTGCCGGCGGCGCCCTGGGCGGCGGTGCGATGATGGTGGTGCACCGTCGTCGTAAGGCCCGGGTCTGA
- a CDS encoding ribose-phosphate diphosphokinase: MTGIITSGEKRLVIVSGRAHPALAAAVARELGTEVLSSTAYDFSNGETYVRFNESVRGCDVFVVQSHGDRVNDWIMEQLIMVDALKRASAKRISVVAPFFPYARQDKKHLGREPISARLVADLYKTAGADRLMSVDLHSSQEQGFFDGPWDHLWAQPVLVDYIRGRIDTSNAAVVSPDAGRIRVAERWANALGGTPLAFVHKTRDVTRPNESVANRVVGDVRGRSCVLVDDMIDTGGTIAKAVRVVLTAGAKEVIVAATHGVLTGPAVERLSTCGAKEVVVTDTLPIPAAKRFDRLTVLPIAPLLARAIKAVFDDGSVASLFEA; encoded by the coding sequence ATGACGGGCATTATCACCAGTGGGGAGAAGCGGCTGGTCATCGTCTCCGGGCGCGCGCACCCGGCGCTGGCCGCCGCCGTGGCCCGCGAGCTCGGCACCGAGGTGCTGTCCTCCACGGCCTACGACTTCTCCAACGGCGAGACCTACGTCCGTTTCAACGAGTCGGTGCGCGGCTGCGACGTCTTTGTCGTCCAGTCCCACGGGGACCGGGTCAACGACTGGATTATGGAGCAGCTCATTATGGTCGACGCCCTCAAGCGCGCCTCGGCCAAGCGGATTAGCGTGGTCGCCCCCTTCTTCCCCTACGCCCGTCAGGACAAGAAGCACCTGGGACGCGAGCCGATCAGCGCCCGGCTGGTGGCCGACCTGTACAAGACGGCCGGCGCGGACCGGCTCATGAGCGTGGACCTGCACTCCAGCCAGGAGCAGGGCTTCTTCGACGGGCCCTGGGACCACCTGTGGGCCCAGCCGGTGCTGGTGGACTACATCCGCGGGCGCATCGACACCTCCAACGCCGCCGTCGTCTCCCCCGACGCCGGCCGCATCCGCGTGGCCGAGCGCTGGGCCAACGCCCTGGGGGGCACGCCGCTGGCCTTCGTCCACAAGACCCGGGACGTCACCCGCCCCAACGAATCGGTGGCCAACCGCGTCGTCGGCGACGTCAGGGGGCGCTCCTGCGTCCTGGTCGACGACATGATCGACACGGGCGGAACGATCGCCAAGGCCGTCCGGGTGGTGCTGACCGCCGGGGCCAAGGAGGTCATTGTGGCCGCCACGCACGGGGTGCTCACCGGCCCGGCGGTCGAGCGCCTGTCGACCTGCGGGGCCAAGGAGGTCGTCGTGACCGACACCCTGCCCATCCCGGCGGCCAAGCGCTTCGATCGCCTGACGGTTCTGCCCATCGCCCCGCTCCTGGCGCGCGCGATCAAGGCGGTCTTCGACGACGGCAGCGTCGCGAGCCTGTTCGAGGCGTGA
- a CDS encoding bifunctional UDP-N-acetylglucosamine diphosphorylase/glucosamine-1-phosphate N-acetyltransferase GlmU — translation MASTAPAAVIVMAAGKGTRMRSTTPKVLHRIGGRSLLDHAVTAARGLHPEHLVVVVRHERAAVVAHLAQIAPDAMPADQDEIPGTGRAVACALAALPAHLTGPVVVTSGDVPLLDTATLEALVAQHRERGDAVTLLTAELDDPAGYGRVIRAGGSDALAVAEVVEHRDATPEQRAVREINAGVYVFDAAHLRAALTTLGTDNDQGEIYLTDVVARAHSRGLSTSALVVSDHWLVEGCNDRIQLADLGAELNRRVLRRWMVEGVGVVDPSSTRVDVTVELARDVELEPGALLRGRTRVGEGARVGAYSILTDVDIPAGAIVPPFSLLDGDAPVRGTREHQH, via the coding sequence GTGGCTTCCACCGCCCCCGCCGCCGTCATCGTCATGGCCGCAGGCAAGGGAACCCGGATGCGTTCGACCACCCCGAAGGTGCTTCACCGCATCGGCGGGCGCAGCCTCCTGGACCACGCCGTGACGGCCGCCCGGGGCCTGCACCCCGAGCACCTGGTCGTCGTGGTCCGCCACGAGCGCGCCGCCGTCGTCGCCCACCTGGCCCAGATCGCCCCCGACGCCATGCCCGCCGACCAGGACGAGATCCCCGGGACCGGCCGCGCCGTGGCCTGCGCCCTGGCCGCCCTGCCCGCGCACCTGACCGGCCCCGTCGTCGTCACCAGCGGGGACGTGCCCCTGCTCGACACCGCCACCCTGGAGGCGCTCGTCGCCCAGCACCGCGAGCGGGGCGACGCCGTCACCCTGCTCACCGCCGAACTGGACGACCCCGCCGGCTACGGCCGCGTCATCCGTGCGGGCGGGTCGGACGCGCTCGCGGTCGCCGAGGTCGTCGAGCACCGGGACGCCACGCCCGAGCAGCGGGCGGTGCGCGAGATCAACGCCGGCGTCTACGTCTTCGACGCCGCGCACCTGCGCGCCGCCCTGACGACCCTGGGCACGGACAACGACCAGGGTGAGATCTATCTCACCGACGTCGTCGCCCGCGCCCACAGCCGGGGCCTGTCCACCTCCGCGCTGGTCGTCTCCGACCACTGGCTCGTCGAGGGCTGCAACGACCGGATCCAGCTCGCCGATCTGGGCGCCGAGCTCAACCGCCGCGTCCTGAGGCGGTGGATGGTCGAGGGCGTCGGCGTGGTCGATCCGTCCTCCACCCGGGTCGACGTGACCGTCGAACTGGCCCGCGACGTGGAGCTCGAACCGGGGGCCCTGCTGCGCGGGCGCACCCGGGTGGGCGAGGGCGCGCGCGTGGGCGCCTACTCCATCCTGACCGACGTCGACATCCCGGCGGGCGCCATCGTCCCGCCCTTCAGCCTGCTCGACGGCGACGCCCCGGTCCGCGGGACCCGGGAGCACCAGCACTGA
- a CDS encoding TetR/AcrR family transcriptional regulator, whose product MASKASKRTRMSASERREQLIDVARRLFAQKGFEGTSIEEIASRAKVSKPVVYEHFGGKEGLYAVIVDRELTAISSTITASLRSSDSPSIILERAALALLTYIEDSPDGFRLLSSSTDRAARTYSTLLADVAIQVSGLLASQFSDHGIDPRTAPLYAQMLVGIVSSPAWWWLENRAMSKEEAAAHMVNLAWNGLRAMEPRPELRDSGSER is encoded by the coding sequence ATGGCGAGCAAGGCGAGCAAGCGGACCCGGATGAGCGCGAGTGAACGGCGGGAGCAGCTCATCGATGTCGCCCGGCGCCTGTTCGCCCAGAAGGGCTTCGAGGGCACCTCCATCGAGGAGATCGCCAGCCGGGCCAAGGTCTCCAAGCCGGTGGTCTACGAGCACTTCGGCGGCAAGGAGGGGCTCTACGCCGTTATTGTCGACCGCGAGCTCACGGCCATTTCCTCGACCATCACCGCCTCGCTGCGCTCCTCGGACTCCCCGTCGATCATCCTCGAGCGCGCCGCCCTGGCGCTGTTGACCTATATCGAGGACTCCCCCGACGGCTTCCGCCTGCTGTCCTCGTCCACCGACCGGGCCGCCCGAACCTACTCGACGCTCCTGGCGGACGTGGCCATTCAGGTCTCGGGCCTTCTCGCCTCCCAGTTCTCCGACCACGGGATCGACCCGCGCACCGCCCCGCTGTACGCCCAGATGCTCGTGGGCATTGTCTCCTCGCCGGCGTGGTGGTGGTTGGAGAATCGGGCCATGAGCAAGGAGGAGGCCGCCGCCCACATGGTCAACCTCGCCTGGAACGGCCTGCGGGCCATGGAGCCCAGGCCCGAGCTGCGCGACAGCGGTTCGGAGCGGTAG
- a CDS encoding ABC-F family ATP-binding cassette domain-containing protein, with translation MAHRIGLESIRIAVGPRLLLDEVTLGIEDGLRVGVLGPNGAGKSTLLAVLAGAHEVDGGRVTRAGGTRVAMLRQADDLPGDTTVRRAVHGGAPEHEWASDPAVRDIHAGLLADIDPGAGVAALSGGQRRRVALAAVLTRPADVLLLDEPTNHLDVEGVDWLARHLNARLAGRRAGALVVVTHDRWFLDAVCTRVWEVVPAVDPGGGRAQVPGRIQTYDGGYAAYVLARAERARQAELAAAKRDNLLRKELAWLRRGAPARTSKPRFRIEAAEALIADVPPPRDAVELTALATARLGKKVLDLEDVTVRYPAPDGAGEREVLRRVTWRLAPGERVGVVGVNGAGKTTLLRLLEGVQEPDEGRVVRGATVRVAALSQSTHELDALADKRVVEAVAMVGERVSVNGRELTAAQLVERLGFTRRRAWTRVGEISGGERRRLQLLRLLMTEPNVLLLDEPTNDLDTDTLAAVEDILDSFPGTLVVVSHDRYLLERVTDHQVALPGDGSLRDLPGGVEQYLAMRREAAATPAAPDGARPGRGEGDAPAARRRRAARNLARIERRLDRATGAVEALHARLEEVSADPSRAGELARLGRDLAAARAEYEELETAWLEAAQALEEA, from the coding sequence ATGGCCCACCGCATCGGGCTGGAGTCCATCCGCATCGCGGTGGGCCCGCGCCTCCTGCTCGACGAGGTGACCCTGGGCATTGAGGACGGGCTGCGCGTGGGGGTCCTGGGGCCCAACGGGGCGGGCAAGTCCACGCTGCTGGCGGTCCTGGCCGGCGCACACGAGGTCGACGGCGGCCGCGTCACCCGCGCCGGCGGCACCCGGGTGGCGATGCTGCGCCAGGCCGACGACCTGCCCGGCGACACCACCGTGCGCCGCGCCGTCCACGGCGGGGCCCCCGAGCACGAGTGGGCCTCCGACCCCGCGGTGCGCGACATCCACGCCGGGCTCCTGGCCGATATCGACCCGGGGGCCGGGGTCGCCGCGCTGTCGGGTGGCCAGCGCCGCCGGGTGGCCCTGGCCGCCGTCCTGACCCGCCCGGCCGACGTCCTCCTGCTCGACGAGCCCACCAACCACCTCGACGTCGAGGGCGTGGACTGGCTCGCCCGCCACCTGAACGCGCGCCTGGCCGGACGGCGCGCCGGCGCCCTGGTCGTCGTCACCCACGACCGCTGGTTCCTCGACGCCGTGTGCACCCGCGTGTGGGAGGTCGTCCCCGCCGTCGACCCGGGCGGCGGGCGGGCGCAGGTGCCCGGACGCATCCAGACCTACGACGGCGGTTACGCCGCCTATGTGCTGGCCCGCGCCGAACGGGCCCGCCAGGCCGAGCTCGCCGCCGCCAAACGCGACAACCTCCTGCGCAAGGAGCTGGCCTGGCTGCGCCGCGGAGCGCCCGCGCGCACCTCCAAGCCCCGCTTCCGCATCGAGGCCGCCGAGGCCCTCATCGCCGATGTCCCGCCCCCGCGCGACGCCGTCGAGCTCACCGCCCTGGCGACGGCGCGACTGGGCAAGAAGGTCCTCGACCTGGAGGACGTCACGGTGCGCTACCCCGCCCCCGACGGCGCGGGGGAGCGGGAGGTGCTGCGCCGGGTGACCTGGCGGCTGGCCCCGGGCGAACGCGTCGGCGTCGTCGGCGTCAACGGGGCCGGCAAGACCACCCTGCTGCGCCTGCTCGAGGGCGTCCAGGAGCCCGACGAGGGGCGCGTCGTGCGCGGGGCGACCGTCCGGGTCGCCGCCCTGTCCCAGTCCACCCACGAACTCGACGCCCTGGCCGACAAGCGCGTCGTCGAGGCCGTCGCCATGGTCGGCGAGCGCGTGAGCGTCAACGGCAGGGAGCTCACCGCCGCCCAGCTCGTCGAGCGCCTGGGCTTCACCCGCCGGCGCGCCTGGACCCGGGTGGGCGAGATCAGCGGCGGGGAGCGGCGCCGCCTCCAGCTGCTGCGCCTGCTCATGACCGAGCCCAATGTGCTGCTCCTGGACGAGCCCACCAACGACCTGGACACCGACACCCTGGCCGCCGTCGAGGACATCCTCGACTCCTTCCCCGGCACCCTCGTTGTCGTCTCCCACGACCGCTACCTGCTCGAGCGGGTCACGGACCACCAGGTGGCCCTGCCCGGCGACGGGTCGCTGCGCGACCTGCCCGGCGGCGTCGAGCAGTACCTGGCCATGCGGCGCGAGGCCGCCGCGACCCCCGCCGCCCCGGACGGGGCGCGCCCCGGGCGGGGCGAGGGGGACGCCCCCGCCGCCCGCCGCCGCCGGGCCGCCAGGAACCTCGCCCGGATCGAGCGGCGCCTGGACCGGGCGACCGGGGCCGTCGAGGCCCTGCACGCCCGCCTGGAGGAGGTCTCGGCCGACCCCTCGCGCGCGGGCGAACTGGCCCGGCTCGGGCGCGATCTCGCAGCCGCCCGGGCCGAGTACGAGGAGCTCGAGACCGCCTGGCTGGAGGCCGCCCAGGCCCTGGAGGAGGCCTGA